AGGCTTTGCGGGGGCAATGGCACGAATTCTCCGGCGAGCAGGGCAGGGGAGGGGGGGATGAGCGCGGTCTCGACGACCTCGTTGTTGGTTTCCCACAAAAAGACTTGCAGCGCGAGCAAGGTGTTTTGCACATCCACCTGCGCAAAATTGACATCAAGCAGGCGGTTTTGGAGTTGGATGAAGGTTTCGAGGGTGTCCATGCCGGAGCGTTCGCCTTGGAGGAAGCTCTCGCGGATGGCGGCGTTGCGCAGCTCGGCTTGGCGGAGCGCCTCGCTGTACACGCGCAGGGTGTTGTCGGCGGCCACCCAGTTCCAATAGATTTTGGCGGCTTCCAGGAGGAGGTCGTTGAGGGCGGCGGCGCGTTCGGCATCGCCTTGTTGGAGGCCGATGCGGGCCTGCCGCAAGCCTGCGCGTCGGTCGTCGATGAAAAGTCCTTGGCCCAGCGTCCAGTTGAAGCCAAAGTTGGCTTGACCGTTGGAGGGCAGGTTGGCTTCGGGGTTGAGGAATTGGCCGGAGGCGTAGTTGTAGGCGCCTTTTAGTTCGAGGCCGAGCCAAGTGGGCCATTTGAGGCCGGCCTCTGTGTGTTGGAAGTATTGCTTGTCGTTGAAGTTTTTGGCAGTGAGGTCGGTGTAGGCTTTGGGGTCGAAGCCTCCTTTGGCACGCAGCAGGGCGGCCTCGGCTTGGTCGCGGTACAGATTTGCCTGTTTGGCTAAGGGATGGTTTTCGAGGACTTGGCGGCGAAAGGTGGGCCAATCGAGATTTTGGGATTTTGCATTGGAAAGAAAGAACGTCAGATAAAATAGCGCCAGCAAACCATTGCGGGATATCACGCCAGACCCTTTTTTTTCGGATAAACGAATCGCGAAAAGTGTCGCGATGCACGCTTTTCTCTCCCTCTTTGGAAAATTTTTGACAGATGAGGTGCTTTTCATTTGGGTTCCTCCTTCGTCTCTGTTGTTTCCAACCCTTTATACAAATCCGGTGGGAACCCATTGACAATCCGCCAGAGCTCGTAGCCCAACAGCACGTCGTTGAGCAGCGCGATGCCTTGCGCGCCGCCGCCGGGCTGGAGGGCGGCGGGCCATGGCTCGTCGGTCGGGTCTGGCGCTACGAGCACGCGAAACTTGCCGTTGGCGCTGATGTTGCGGTCAATGGCGACGATTTGTCCGGCATAGGTGCCGACTGACACGCCCGGCCAACCGCTAAAAAACAGTGCGGGCCAGCCATCGAACAGAAAGCGCACCGTGCGCCCCACATCGAGCAGTGGCAGGTCAATAGGCTTCACATACATCTCCACCGCCAATTGGTAGTCGGCAGGTTGGATGCTTACCACCGGGTCGCCTTCTTTGATGATTTCGCCGATGCCGGGCTTCATCGCTTTCACGATGTAGCCATCCTGTGGTGCCACGATGTAATAGAATGCCGAGCGGGCGGCGTAGTTGTCACGCTCGATTTGGAGTTTGTTGACCGATGCCCGTGCGTCGTATTGCTCCGATAGGGTGCTGAATTTGTCGCTTTGGGCCTTGGCTATTTTGTTGGCGTATTCGTTCTGCGTGAGGCGCAGGTCGGTGCGGTAAATGTCGAGTTCGCGCCGGCTGGTTTCAAGGGCGTTTTGAGCGGCTATGAGTTTGGTCTCGGCTTCTTGCAATTTGAGGCGGCGTTCTTCCAGTTTCGTGAGCGCCTCTATGCCTTTGTCGTATAGGTTTTTCATGCCGCTGAACTGCCGCTGTGCTACTTGCAAGTCGATGTTGGCCTGCACCAATCTAATGCTGTCACTTTCGACTTTTAACCTTCCCTGCACGATTTTTTGCTCAATCTGGGTGATTTTGCTGTCCAACTCGCGGCGCATCGCCGCAATTTGTTCTTCCAGCGCGCCGACTTTGTTGCTGTATGATTCGATTGCGCCTTGTTTGGCCAACACTTGCCCACTCACGCGCTCCACCAAATTGGGGTCAAAATACTCGGCCTTGACTTCGGATAGGTGCACGATGGTGTCGCCGCGCCGAACGGCTTGCCCTTCCACCACATACCAATGTTCTATGCGTCCGGCGATGGTCGCGTGGATGGTCTGCGGGCGTTGTTCGGGGCGGAGGGTGGTGACCCTGCCGTCGGCCTGTATGTTTTGTGTCCATGGCAAAAACATGAAGGCGACAAACAGCCCGAGTAGCACAAGCACGAGCCTGCGAAAAGAGAGGTGCCGCTTCGACATCTCCGACTTTTTCGGCGATTTCAGCCCCAACATATCCGGGTCGCAACTGACCACATTTTCGGAAATGTTGAGCATGAGGGGTTTGGAATTTTGAAATGCCATATCACGGTGTCGTTGTTTTTTGTAAAAACTTAGGTGGAAGGTTGAGGGTAGAGGGCTGATTCCATTCTCATTTGAACGGTATGCAACCCAAAATCGGGTCTCACGGCCTTCCTTCCAGCCTCTACCTAAGTTTTTGCGTTTTCTGTTCGTTTTGAAATGCGAGGGCATCACCACGCCTCGCTCATATCGGTTCTGAGCACTCGCCTGTAATGCTCTGTCTTTTTGACCTCGTCCAGACTGCCGTCGAACACGATTTCCCCTTCTTTCAGGATGACCACGCGCTCGCAAAACGAGACCAGCAGAGGGTCGGCGGTGGTGCAGACAAAGGTCCACGGTTGTTTTTTGTCCGTGAGGAGGCTAGCGATGCGGAGGCGGTCTTGTGGGTTCAGATTGCCCAGCGGTTCCTCCATCGCCAACAATCTGGGCTGCCCGATGATGGCTCGCGCCACCAATATCTTCGTGACGATGCTGCGCGGAATGTTTTTTCCGCTCGGCAACAGCTCTGTGTCAATGCCTCGGGGGGCTTGGCGAATGAAATCGCTCAGCCCTACCATTTCAGCCACTTGCAATACCTTTTGGAGCGTAATGTGCTCATTGCCGATATCAATGTTTTCTCGGATTGTGCCTTTGAATACCTCTTCTTGCGAGGATATATCGCCGATGCGCTCGCGCAAGCTGCGCAGGTGCAGGTTGCGTTTGGGCAGGCCGTTGAACAGCAGCGAGCCTGTAAAGTCGCGCTTGCCCACCGATAGCACCTGTAGCAGCGTGCTTTTGCCAGAGCCGTTGTACCCGGCAATGGCTACTCGTTCGCCTGCATTGATGCTGAGGTTCAGGTTTTTCAGCACTGGTTTGTCGCCGTCGTCGTATTGGTAGGAGAGGTTGCGCAACTCGATGGCCAAAGGCTGTTCGCCACAGAACTCCTCGGCACGCACGCCATCCTCCCGCTCGATGGGCAAGTCGTTCACCTGCCCGAGCTTTTCGGCGGCAGTGATGACATCGTAGCCCGTTTCGTGCAGCAGAATCAGTTTTTCCACAGATTCTATGACGAACAGGACAAGGATTTCGGAGGCTACGAACTGGCCGATATTCAACTGATTGTCCATCACCAACACGCTGCCCAGCACCAAAAAGCCGCCCAACACCAGCACCCGAAATACGATGCTGCTGACGAACTGCGTCACCAATATGCGCCAATGCCTTGCGCGGGCATCAAGGTAACTGACCGTCAGTTCGTCGGCGCGAAGCAGTGGGAAGCGGTTTTCGCCAGCGAGTTTGAAGGTGGTGGACACGCGCCCCACCTCTTCCAGCCAAAACGCCAATTTGTACTTGTATTTTGATTCCGTCAAACTGGTCTGTATGCCGCGCGGCCCAGTCCATGCGAAAAGCACAATCAAAACACCTATCAACAACAAGGAGAACAGCACGAAGGAGGTATGATAAAACGACAGCAACATCAGGCTGAACAAGATTTGAAGCGCAGCCGTGCTGCCCTCCATCAGGATTTTGGGCAATCCTTTCTGAATGGTGAGCGTGTCAAAGAAGCGGTTGGCCAATTCGGGCAGGTGTTCCCTGCGCAGCATTTCCAAGTTGAGTCGCGGCAGCCGAACAGCAAACTCAATTGCTGAAGCAGTAAAAATGCGGCGTTGGATGGATTCCATGATGGAAAGCTGCATCAGCCTCAAAATACCGACCAGCAAAGCACCAACGATGACGAACAATACCAACACCCCCCATGCTGCCGAAATGGCGCCGCCCGCGATTTGACCGATGATGGCTTGTATGCCCAGCGGCAACGACAAACTGATGAGACCCGCCACCACAGCGTACAACACCGTGTAGCGAATCTCTCTGCGCAATTGCCCCAAAAGCCTGAGCAGGCGCTGCACGGGGGTCAAAGAAGAAGTATTTGGGTCAGGCATTTATGTTCATTTGTAATTTCCATCCGAAACGAGTTTGAAATTACTATGTTTAAAAGGTTGGCTTTTAATTTTTCCTTTCATTTAATTTTGCCAGATAAAAGTGGAAAAAATGACACTTTTCATCAAAAACATGGTTTGTCAGCGGTGCATACTCACCGTCGCTCAGGTATTGAAAAAAAACGGCATCGCTCCGGTTTCTGTCGCTTTGGGGGAAATTGAGCTCTCCCAGACACTCCGCCCAGAGCAGGAGCAAAACCTACGTGCCGACCTTGAGGCTGTGGGCTTTGAATTGTTGGACGACCAGCGAAGCCGCCTGATTGAAAAAGTGAAATCGCTCCTCATCGAGCAAGTACAATCGGGCGAACTGCCGGAAAATTTCAGCCTCGTCGAGTTTGTGGGCAAAGCCCTGCACCGCGATTATTCCGCAATTTCCAAACTATTTACCGAAGTAGAGGGCATCACTCTGGAGCAATATTTCATTTTGCAAAAAATAGAAAAAGTGAAAGAATGGCTGGTTTACAACGAATTGACTTTGAGTGAAATAGCCTTCCGACTCGGTTACAGCAGCGTGGCCTACCTGAGCAGCCAATTCAAAAAAGTGACCGGTATGACGCCTACCGAGTTCAAAAACAACCATAGCGGGCATCGCCGCACGCTCGACCACGTCCATTAAAGCGAAATTCTCTTCCACTAAATCGTAACGCTGGCCGGGGCCTTAGTGCAGAACTTTGTGTCATCAAAAACGAAGTTTTATGAGCACAGCAATCGCCGTCCGCCAACAATTCCCCGTGACCGATATGACCTGCGCGGCTTGCGCCGTCAGTGTCGAATCCGTATTGGGGCATCAGCCGGGCGTCACGTCCGCCGCCGTGAATTTCGCTACGCAGAGCGTGTTGGTGGAGTATGAACCTGCGAAGATTTCGCCCGACGACATGAAAAAAGCCCTTCAGAGCATCGGCTACGACCTCATTGTGGCGGAACCCGAAGCGGCCAAAGAAGAGGCGGAAAATATTCAGCGCAAGCATTACGAAGATTTGCGACGTCGCACGATTTGGGCGGTCGTACTCGCCGTGCCGCTCGGCATTTTGGGGATGTTTTTCATGGATTTGCCTTACGTCGAGTATGTTATGTGGGCGATTTCCACGCCGTTGGTACTTTGGCTTGGGAGGTCGTTTTTCATAAATGCCCGGAGACAAGCCCGCCACCGCTCGGCCAATATGGACACGCTGGTGGCTTTGAGCACGGGCATTGCCTACGTTTTCAGCATTTTCAACACCCTTTTTCCCGAATTCTGGCACAGTCGCGGCTTACACGCGCACGTTTATTTTGAAGCCGCCGGATTTGTCGTGGCATTCATTCTTTTGGGAAAACTACTCGAAGAACGCGCCAAAGCCAACACCTCGTCAGCTATCAAAAAACTGATGGGTTTGCAGCCCAAAACCGTCACCATCGTACATTCGGGAGGGCACATGATGGAAATTCCGGTTGCGCAAGTGCGCATCGGCGACCTTCTGCTGGTGAAGCCCGGCGAAAAAATTCCGGTGGACGGCATCATCGAATCCGGCTCGTCTTATGTGGACGAGAGTATGCTCAGTGGCGAGCCGGTGGCGGTGGCGAAATCGGCGGGTGACCGCATTCTGGCAGGCACCATCAATCAAAAAGGCAGTTTTCAATTCAAGGCTGAAAAAGTTGGCGGCGACACCTTGCTGGCGCAAATCATCCGCATGGTGCAGGAAGCGCAAGGTTCCAAAGCGCCCGTGCAAAAATTGGTGGACCGCATTGCCGCCGTGTTTGTGCCGGTCGTCATCGTCATCGCGTTGATTGCGTTTGGCACGTGGTGGATGTTGGGCGGCGAAAACGGCCTAACGCAAGGCCTTTTGGCGATGGTGACCGTGTTGGTCATCGCGTGTCCTTGTGCGCTGGGTTTGGCTACACCGACGGCTATCATGGTTGGCGTGGGCAAAGGCGCCGAACAAGGCATTTTGATAAAAGACGCGGAAAGCCTCGAACTGGCGCACCGTATTCAGGCAGTCGTTTTGGACAAAACCGGCACCATCACGGCCGGCAAACCTGTCGTGAAAAACCTGATTTGGGCTGAAAAAACGGATAGCGCCGGGTGGCAAAACGTCCTGTTCAGTTTGGAAAAAAACTCCGAACACCCCCTCGCCGAAGCAGTCGTTTCCTTTCTGGAAGAACAGGCAAAACCGGTTCATCTGGAAAAAATTGAAAGCATCACAGGCAAGGGAATTATCGCAGAATTTGAAGGGAAAAAAGTTTTTGCAGGCAATCTCGCACTCATGCAGGAACATGGCCTGACCTTTCCTGAAAGCCTTCAAACGGCTTCGGCATTGCAGGAAAAAGAGGCCAATACGGTCATTTATTTCGCTAACAACCAGCAAATTCTGGCGCTTGCGGCCATCGCCGACCCAGTGAAACCCTCGTCCGTCGAAGCCGTCCGCGAGTTGCGCGACATGGGCATCGAGGTGTATTTGCTCACCGGCGACAATCGTCGGACTGCCGCCGCGGTAGCGGAGCAAGTCGGCATCGGGCATTTTCAGGCGGAGGTTTTGCCAGCCGATAAAGAAGCGTTCGTGCGACAACTTCAGGAACAAGGAAAAATCGTGGCGATGGTCGGCGACGGCATCAACGACAGCCAAGCTTTGGCGCGTGCCGACGTGAGCATCGCCATGGGCAAAGGCTCCGACATTGCGATGGACGTAGCCAAAATGACCCTGATGAGCAGCGACTTGGGCAAAATCCCGGCAGCCATCCGGTTGTCGCGCCACACGGTAGCCGCCATTCGGCAAAACCTGTTTTGGGCCTTTATTTACAACGTCATCGGCATCCCGATTGCCGCCGGAGTGCTTTATCCTGTCAACGGTTTCCTGCTCAACCCCATGATTGCCGGCGCCGCGATGGCCCTCAGTTCAGTGAGTGTCGTCAGCAACAGTCTTCGGTTGAAGTGGCGCAAGTGATGCCATTTAACTGTAAATCTCATCCAACATATTGTAACGCCTCCGGCATTCGCCCCCTTTACCTTTGTGTCATCAAAAACATTTAAGTGCTGAGGCAAGAATATTCAACTGTTTCACACAACGACACGGCGACACTACGATTTTATTTTCTGATAATCAATTCTTTGTGTCGTCGTGTCGTTGTGTGAAACAAATCTGTCCAAGCAGTTTACAACCATAATTTTTTGCAATGAAACAAGAATTAAAATTCAAAACCAATATCAAGTGCATGGGCTGCGTCAGCCAAGTCACAGATGCGCTGAACGAAGCCGTCGGCGCAGAAAACTGGGAAGTTGACATTCAATCGCCCGACAAACCTCTGACCGTCAAAGGCGAAAATCTCGATGCTGAAACGGTGATTGCTGCCGTGAAAGAAGCGGGGTTCAAAGCCGAAGCGGCCTGAATTCAAAACCTTCTAGGTCTTCAAAACTTGGAAGGTTCTCCATCCTGAATTCCTGCTGACAAATCCAATTTTCAACATCGAAAAGTTATGCTATGAAAACATCTTTCCTCCTTTTCGCTTGCTATTTCCTGCTGACTTCCTGCCAAAAAGAAAGAAACGGCATCCCGCTCTACGAACCGTCGTTGACAAGGCAAATAAACATTAATGTCTTGGAAATGAAAGCCTTCCATCGAACTGGAAAAGACCGGACGCTCTCCGTCGGAAAATCATCCCTGCAAGAAAAAAGTGAACCGCTCCGACCCGAATTGGGAAAGCCGTCGCAATGGCGGTGAGAAAAAATGGACACGCTGAATTGTAAATCGAAAAGTTTTTTTGAACAACAATCTCTACAAAAATGGAACATCACGCACATCACCATCCAATCCCCCAAACACTTCCTCCAAAGCAGCAAACCGTAGCTCCCAATCGCCTCCGACTCACATTCAGCGCCACTTTGCACTGTCTGCTCGGCTGTGGTATCGGCGAAGTATCGGGTGTCATTATCGGCACCGCATTAGGTTGGGGCAACATGGAAACCATGATTTTGGCCATTATTCTGGGCTTTGTCGGCGGCTTTTTGCTTGGCATGATTCCACTGCGACGGGCAGGTTTTGGCTGGAATCGCGCATTCAAGACCGTCCTGATTGCGGAAGGCTTGAGTATCGTAGTTATGGAAACTGCTCAGGTCTTGACCGAACTCTACACCCCCGGCGTGATGGATGCTGGCTTGAGCGACAGCCTTTTCTGGTTTGGAATGGGACTGGCTTTACTTGCTGGTTTTGCCGCAGCATTTCCTGTCAACTGGTGGCTCATCGGCCGGGGAATTCGTCACCAGCATTGATTAATTTCCTGAAAATGAAGTTTTTGCTAAAAATCCTGCACTTGCTGGCACCATCCAAAAAATGTTGCCGGTAGAACCCACTCTTCCTTTTTACCTTTGTTTTAAACATGACGTATCGCTTAGCCACATTGGTCTTTTCAATTTGCCTGTTCGTTCTATCGGCGAACCGCGCAGAGGCGTGTGGCAGCGACAATGCCGAACATACAGCCAAGTTCCATGAAAAAACGTCGGGCGAATCTTGCTGCACAACAAATCAAGCCCAACCCGATTGCTGTGCCGACGACGCTGAACATCAGGGCCCTGACTCCGGCTGCTCTTGCGACCACGAAAATGATGGTTGTCGCTGCCCGGCATGTCAAATTGTGATTCACTCCGGAGCTGCATTTACACACGAAACATCGCCAACGCTTGCCTCACGCGTAATCAATTTTTCAGTACAAAAGCAGGCGTTTTACTTTGCCGACCACCTGCCCGAAGCGGTTTATTTGCCCATTTGGCTGCCGCCCAAGATTTGACGTATAGTGCCACGTCAGCCTGACGTATGCCCGTTTTTCTGGTTCAGAAAAATTGAGAAAAAGTTGAGAGAATCATTCTCAACCCTCCTCAACTATCTCAACCCCTCTCAACATTTTTTTCAACACTCTCAACATCATTATTTTATGAAAAATATGCTCATCGCGGGCCTTGTGCTCGCCATGTCGGTCGTGGCATTCAACGCCTGCAAACACGACCATTCCAAACAAAACACCCAAACGACGGAGGCTGCTGCACCGGGAACAAAGTATATCTGCCCGATGAACTGCGAAAAAGGTAAAACCTACGACCAGCCCGGCACCTGCCCCATCTGCAACATGAAACTCGAGCCGATGAAAGTAGAGGCGGGCGCCAATACCGCCGAATATTTCACCGCGTTCGCGGCCAATCCCGCTCAACTCGAAGCCGGAAAGCCGGCTATGCTCTCGTTCACGCCGAAAATCAAAGGCAACGAATCAGCCCCAGTCCCGCTCGACCTCGTGCACGAGAAAAAAATGCACCTGATTTTGGTTTCCGACGACCTTTCGTGGTTCGACCACATTCACCCTGAATATTCAGCCACAGGCAGTTACGACATCAAAGTGCTGGCAAAAGGCGAAAATTTCACTGCCGGTCGCGGCCACAATGAAACCCGCTTCGACGCGGGCGGCAAATACTGGGCTTTTACCGACTACAAACCCACCGGCGGCCTGAATCAGGTGAACAAAATCGAACTCGATGTGGCCGGCGCTCCCGCAAAAACGGTCGCTTACGCCCAGCCGAAACTCAACACTTCGGTGGACGGCTTCACACTCAAGATGGAAGCCGGGCATGAAGGTGCGGGTTTCAAATCAGGTACCCAACAACATATTCCGGTCACGATTACGAAAGGCGGCAAACCCGTTGACCCCGCCACTTTTGAGAATTATTTGGGTGAAAAAGCCCATCTCGTACTCGTGGAAGTCGCTACAAAAGAGTTTGTCCACACCCATCCCTCCGCCGAGGGTGGCAAATTGGACATTCACACCACTTTCGCCAAACCCGGCACCTATCGCGGCTGGCTGCAATTCCAGACCGACGGCAAAGTCCACACGGCCGATTTTGTGGTGAAAGTGGAAGAAGGAAAGGCTGAAGAGGCGGGGCATGAGGGACATAATCACTAAAGCAGTTTTTGTTTCACACAACGGCACAACGTATTGATTTTCAAAAACCTCGTCGTGTCGTTGTGTGAGATAAAATCGCTATTGTCTTGTCAGGAAATAGTGTAAGGGTCAATTACGGTTAGCCCCGCAACTTTTCCAAAATCAGCCTGATTTCTGGAAATAACTGGAAGAGTATTTTCTAAACAGGTAGCAGCGATGACGGCATCGGGAAGTTTGAGTCGATCTGCTTGTCGAATGAGAATTGTTCGGTCAGCAATGATGTCGGAAAGTGCAAAAACTTGAACGCAAGCCACAAAATTGTTCATAGCTGTAAGTGCTGCAGGGGGTAAAACGATGGAATACAACTCAATGCGATTAATAATTGAAATAGCGCATTCCCCATTCAGAATCCATGATTCGAGCCGCGTGGTAGCAGCTATTGGAAGCAAACCACCGAGAAAATCAATGGCAGCATTAGAATCAATCAAATATCGCGCTCCCATGATTCCTGCAGTTCTTTGAGCTGTTTTTGCATATCGAGCGCGACATTTTTAGGGATGGAGCCGCCTAATTTTAGTTGAGGCTTCGAAGGTTTCTTGTTCGGCTGTTCCACAATGCGAAGCCACTTTATTTTTTCCAATTGTTGGAGCAACAGCATAGCTTGATTGTCAAGCAACTCAACCGTTATAGTCTGCATTTTTCAAAAATTTTGACACAAAAATAAACCAAATAGACAAGCAATGCTCAACGCACTCATAAAATTCTCCCTCCAAAACCGCCTCTTCGTGGTCGCCGCCGCCGCGCTGCTACTCGTGTGGGGCAGTTGGACGGCGATGAACCTGCCGGTGGACGTGCTGCCCGATTTGAATCGGCCTCGCGTCACCGTTTTCCTCGAAGCAGGCGGAATGTCGCCCGAAGAAATCGAAGCGCAGGCGGTTTTGCCTATCGAAACGGCGCTCAATGGCTCGCCCGGCGTGGAAGTCGTGCGCAGCAGTTCGTCGCGCGGCATCGGTTTGGTGTTTGTGGAATTCGACTGGGACGTGGATGTGTTTCGCGCCCGCCAACTTGTAGCCGAAAAACTCAGCACCGTACCGTTGCCCGACGGCATCGTGCCGGTCATGGGGCCGATTTCCTCCGTCATGGGGCAAATTATGCTCGTGGGCATGACAGCCGAGCCCGACAGCGCGAGCGGAAAAACGCTCAGCACGGCAGCCGACTTGCGCACGTTGGCTGACTTCGCCATCCGGCGCAGGTTGTTGGCAATCAAAGGCGTAGCGCAGGTCATCCCTATTGGCGGCGACCGTTTGCAGTACCAGGTTTTGGTTTCCTCTGCGAAATTGAAACAGTACAACCTGACGCTCGAAGACCTCGATAATGCATTGGCGAACGCCAACCTGAACTCGACGGGTAGTTTTTTCAACCGCTACGGCTCGGAGGTTTTGATTTCAATTTTGGGGCGCTCCAACAATCTGGAGGATTTGCAAAAAAACGGTCGTGGCAAACCGTGAGGGTTCGCCCGTTTTGCTCAGCCAGGTGGCCGAAGTGCAATTTGGTGCAGCTATCAAACGCGGCGACGCTTCAGTGAACGCTCGCCCTGCCGTTATCCTCACAGTGGAAAAACAACCCGGCGCAAGCACGGTTACTTTGACCGACGACATCGAGCGGGCATTGGCCGAACTCCAGCCTTCGCTCCCGCCCGACGTGCGGCTCAATGCGAAAGTTTTTCAGCAAAAAAACTTTATCGAACACTCGCTCACGAACGTGGAAATCGCCCTCCGCGACGGCTTCATTCTTGTGGTCATCGTGCTGTTTTTGTTCCTCCTGAATTT
This genomic interval from Saprospiraceae bacterium contains the following:
- a CDS encoding copper-translocating P-type ATPase: MSTAIAVRQQFPVTDMTCAACAVSVESVLGHQPGVTSAAVNFATQSVLVEYEPAKISPDDMKKALQSIGYDLIVAEPEAAKEEAENIQRKHYEDLRRRTIWAVVLAVPLGILGMFFMDLPYVEYVMWAISTPLVLWLGRSFFINARRQARHRSANMDTLVALSTGIAYVFSIFNTLFPEFWHSRGLHAHVYFEAAGFVVAFILLGKLLEERAKANTSSAIKKLMGLQPKTVTIVHSGGHMMEIPVAQVRIGDLLLVKPGEKIPVDGIIESGSSYVDESMLSGEPVAVAKSAGDRILAGTINQKGSFQFKAEKVGGDTLLAQIIRMVQEAQGSKAPVQKLVDRIAAVFVPVVIVIALIAFGTWWMLGGENGLTQGLLAMVTVLVIACPCALGLATPTAIMVGVGKGAEQGILIKDAESLELAHRIQAVVLDKTGTITAGKPVVKNLIWAEKTDSAGWQNVLFSLEKNSEHPLAEAVVSFLEEQAKPVHLEKIESITGKGIIAEFEGKKVFAGNLALMQEHGLTFPESLQTASALQEKEANTVIYFANNQQILALAAIADPVKPSSVEAVRELRDMGIEVYLLTGDNRRTAAAVAEQVGIGHFQAEVLPADKEAFVRQLQEQGKIVAMVGDGINDSQALARADVSIAMGKGSDIAMDVAKMTLMSSDLGKIPAAIRLSRHTVAAIRQNLFWAFIYNVIGIPIAAGVLYPVNGFLLNPMIAGAAMALSSVSVVSNSLRLKWRK
- a CDS encoding ATP-binding cassette domain-containing protein — its product is MPDPNTSSLTPVQRLLRLLGQLRREIRYTVLYAVVAGLISLSLPLGIQAIIGQIAGGAISAAWGVLVLFVIVGALLVGILRLMQLSIMESIQRRIFTASAIEFAVRLPRLNLEMLRREHLPELANRFFDTLTIQKGLPKILMEGSTAALQILFSLMLLSFYHTSFVLFSLLLIGVLIVLFAWTGPRGIQTSLTESKYKYKLAFWLEEVGRVSTTFKLAGENRFPLLRADELTVSYLDARARHWRILVTQFVSSIVFRVLVLGGFLVLGSVLVMDNQLNIGQFVASEILVLFVIESVEKLILLHETGYDVITAAEKLGQVNDLPIEREDGVRAEEFCGEQPLAIELRNLSYQYDDGDKPVLKNLNLSINAGERVAIAGYNGSGKSTLLQVLSVGKRDFTGSLLFNGLPKRNLHLRSLRERIGDISSQEEVFKGTIRENIDIGNEHITLQKVLQVAEMVGLSDFIRQAPRGIDTELLPSGKNIPRSIVTKILVARAIIGQPRLLAMEEPLGNLNPQDRLRIASLLTDKKQPWTFVCTTADPLLVSFCERVVILKEGEIVFDGSLDEVKKTEHYRRVLRTDMSEAW
- a CDS encoding HlyD family efflux transporter periplasmic adaptor subunit, which codes for MLNISENVVSCDPDMLGLKSPKKSEMSKRHLSFRRLVLVLLGLFVAFMFLPWTQNIQADGRVTTLRPEQRPQTIHATIAGRIEHWYVVEGQAVRRGDTIVHLSEVKAEYFDPNLVERVSGQVLAKQGAIESYSNKVGALEEQIAAMRRELDSKITQIEQKIVQGRLKVESDSIRLVQANIDLQVAQRQFSGMKNLYDKGIEALTKLEERRLKLQEAETKLIAAQNALETSRRELDIYRTDLRLTQNEYANKIAKAQSDKFSTLSEQYDARASVNKLQIERDNYAARSAFYYIVAPQDGYIVKAMKPGIGEIIKEGDPVVSIQPADYQLAVEMYVKPIDLPLLDVGRTVRFLFDGWPALFFSGWPGVSVGTYAGQIVAIDRNISANGKFRVLVAPDPTDEPWPAALQPGGGAQGIALLNDVLLGYELWRIVNGFPPDLYKGLETTETKEEPK
- a CDS encoding DUF4396 domain-containing protein; translated protein: MEHHAHHHPIPQTLPPKQQTVAPNRLRLTFSATLHCLLGCGIGEVSGVIIGTALGWGNMETMILAIILGFVGGFLLGMIPLRRAGFGWNRAFKTVLIAEGLSIVVMETAQVLTELYTPGVMDAGLSDSLFWFGMGLALLAGFAAAFPVNWWLIGRGIRHQH
- a CDS encoding type II toxin-antitoxin system VapC family toxin, with protein sequence MGARYLIDSNAAIDFLGGLLPIAATTRLESWILNGECAISIINRIELYSIVLPPAALTAMNNFVACVQVFALSDIIADRTILIRQADRLKLPDAVIAATCLENTLPVISRNQADFGKVAGLTVIDPYTIS
- a CDS encoding helix-turn-helix transcriptional regulator, whose product is MTLFIKNMVCQRCILTVAQVLKKNGIAPVSVALGEIELSQTLRPEQEQNLRADLEAVGFELLDDQRSRLIEKVKSLLIEQVQSGELPENFSLVEFVGKALHRDYSAISKLFTEVEGITLEQYFILQKIEKVKEWLVYNELTLSEIAFRLGYSSVAYLSSQFKKVTGMTPTEFKNNHSGHRRTLDHVH
- a CDS encoding TolC family protein, translated to MISRNGLLALFYLTFFLSNAKSQNLDWPTFRRQVLENHPLAKQANLYRDQAEAALLRAKGGFDPKAYTDLTAKNFNDKQYFQHTEAGLKWPTWLGLELKGAYNYASGQFLNPEANLPSNGQANFGFNWTLGQGLFIDDRRAGLRQARIGLQQGDAERAAALNDLLLEAAKIYWNWVAADNTLRVYSEALRQAELRNAAIRESFLQGERSGMDTLETFIQLQNRLLDVNFAQVDVQNTLLALQVFLWETNNEVVETALIPPSPALLAGEFVPLPPQSLLELAQQATIQHPTLRLYDAKLRSLDVERRLKNEYRKPVFDLNYYLLGNGWQFFPTAGTEGIGVFGQDMKWGLNFSYPLLNRKARGDLQVTQIKIAQTDFELRQKRQDIENKVQQYANELNTLAAQISLYRNVTTNYRTLLDAEIERFNFGESTVFLVNTREQLWLDAQIKFLKLLSEYRKAEAGLQWSAGTLAN
- a CDS encoding heavy-metal-associated domain-containing protein — its product is MKQELKFKTNIKCMGCVSQVTDALNEAVGAENWEVDIQSPDKPLTVKGENLDAETVIAAVKEAGFKAEAA